A genomic window from Pygocentrus nattereri isolate fPygNat1 chromosome 22, fPygNat1.pri, whole genome shotgun sequence includes:
- the LOC108410908 gene encoding CD209 antigen-like protein D — MEDTNTKMSLQTQQTDSNTTGSRFYRLAAVCLGLLCVLLLIAITVLGVKLTAERNQFERDVFQRRFVGIEKANREGWSFFNSSIYHISTTGKNWTESRQYCREKGADLVIINSREEQDFIEMFSRSTWAWNGLTDSDLEGVWQWVDGSALTTGFWRHGEPDSNAGDEDCVVTGYGADPIDNWGDFPCNQKFLEICEKKLVIL; from the exons ATGGAGGATACCAACACCAAAATGAGCCTACAAACGCAACAGACAG ACAGTAACACTACAGGGAGCAGATTCTACAGACTGGCTGCGGTGTGTCTtgggctgctgtgtgttctcctgCTGATTGCCATCACAGTGCTGGGGGTCAAGCTCACCGCAGagagaaaccagtttgagagaGACGTGTTCCAGAGGAGGTTTGTGGGAATCG AAAAGGCAAATCGGGAGGGATGGAGCTTTTTCAACTCCAGTATTTACCACATTTCTACGACGGGTAAGAACTGGACTGAGAGCCGACAATACTGTCGAGAGAAAGGAGCAGACCTGGTGATCataaacagcagagaagagcag GACTTCATTGAAATGTTCTCAAGAAGTACATGGGCTTGGAATGGTCTGACTGACAGTGACTTAGAGGGGGTCTGGCAATGGGTGGACGGCTCAGCACTGACCACTGG GTTCTGGAGGCATGGAGAACCTGATAGCAATGCTGGAGATGAGGACTGTGTCGTGACTGGTTATGGTGCTGATCCTATAGACAACTGGGGCGATTTTCCCTGTAATCAGAAGTTCCTTGAGATCTGTGAGAAGAAATTAGTCATTTTGTAA